cttattttattttttggcgggggggagtaggtttatttatttatttttagaggaggtactggggatcaaacctaggacctcctgcatgctaagcatgtgctctaccccttgagctataccctcccctctccatttacttttatttatttatttattttttagagggggagttaattaggtttattttttaatggaggtactggggattgaacccaggaccttgtgcatgctaggcctgcgctctaccactgagctgtaccctccccactccatttacttttagaaaaatgttttgacTTAGAAGTGTTCACCCACTTCTTTAACattctttatattatttacactatatgttagaaaataaaatatattttaaaaattaaaatataaaaacatataaaatatgatataataaattttacaaaatcaaacattatatgtatttatattattatattacttttAAGAGGAATCCACTATGAACATGATTCTCAGGGTGGTTGCTCATTCAGCTCACCTGGGaactatacatatatttttaatctttttgccTGAGACCCAGTCTGGAACAATTAAATTGGAACTTCTCAGGGGTGAAATCCAGGAATTaagtgttttttttgttgttgttgtctttaaGTTATTCAGGTAACTGCAGTGTGCAGCCACAGTTGAGTGACATGTGAAGCCAGTCAGCTGGTAGAATGTGTGGAGTGAATCTGGGGCAGTTTGGAGGGTATATACCCACTCTGTTCCAGAGGCCTGgcagcttaaaaaaataataattcaaacttTGACATTGATGGCAGTTattagttgtttgtttttcaaaattgggCTTGCTAGTGATAACCTTTCTAACCCGATACAGCAGTCAGGATTCTGTTCTGCTAACAAGTAATAGAAAAACTTTCAAACAGAGGCATCGATAAGTCAtggtttatgttttatatttttctcatataatAAGCTCAGAAGTGGATAGACCAGGGATAGTGCAAGGATGTCATCAAAGAACCAAGTTCCTTCTCTCTCAGTATGTGGTTTTCATCCTCAGGGCTGCAAGATGGCTTCTGAACCTCCAGGCATCAGTCTGTGTCCAGGGAGAGTGGCCTTTGGTGAGGCTTTGCCTTTTCACCTGGGAAGCGAAGCTCCTTTCCCACTCCCCCATCCCGTTACTTCAGCTTATATCTCATTGGTCAAATCTGCCACATAGTCACCCCTAcctgcagggaaagctgggtaattgaggattttttttcccagcctCTCTAGAGGAAAGCAGGGGGAAGGAGTTTGGGGTTGATGTTGTGAGCCAACCTATAGTGTTTCTCACATATGAGGTCAATGACATCATAATCCTGAAAGCCAACGAACAGGCAACAGGACCCCAGACAGGGCCCTGTGGGGCATGGCTGATGTGGCTGAGCATCAGAGGATGACAAGGTGCCGACGGTCCTGGAGCTTCAGCTTTAGGGCATGAAAGTGAAGATTACTCCAGAATTATTCAGCTCAAAGACCTGTAGTTTAGtgattcctcttctctcctcatcAGGTAAGGAGCAGAAGTTGTGGCTAATTTCCCCAGGATTGGTGTGAGATTGTACTATGGCTTGGAAAGTGCCCTACCACTCAGTTCAGACTCCTCCAGGAATGGCGGGCTCCACCCTGTGTCTGCACTTGGGGGAAAGGGTTGGTAACTGCTGGAGACTGAACAAATAGCTGGGTGTTGGGGACAGGAGCTTCACACACTACTCTCATATTGAAGTGTGGGTGGGAGCTAAAATGTCACCTTACCAATAAATGACTGCATGTTCTGTTGAGAAGGAAATACACAGGGACTATTTTCACCGTTCTGGAAACTGTGATTAGAAATTTCAAGGAGAAGGTCAAGGCAATAAACCAGAGCTGGCAGGAAGGAGGACCAAGCCCTGCTCAGAAGGGCCTGGAGAGTCCCTGCTGGAGCCCTGGGTCAGAGCCTGTCCTTGGTCCCCGCTGGCTTCCCTGTGGGTAAGGGACCTGCCTGGGGATTCCCCACCATTCAAGAGCTCTGAGAGTGACCCCCTCCTTGGCCCCTCCAGTAGGGAATTTCCCAGAATGTTCCCACACCCCCGAGAAGCCTCCTCCTTAGCCACCCCCAATCTGCTTGTGGTTCGTGGTAGCGGTGGCATCAAGTAACCTCGTAGGTGAGGGTGAACTGTGAATATTAGCATCTCCATTTGCATGAGGCGggaaaagagggaagataaaattGGAAAGTCAGTCTGGCTGAGGCCTCATAGGAGATAATTACTAAATATTATAAGATGTAAATAGACTTCAAATGCTAGGGAGGATGGCGGGCACAGACTCCGAAGTCAGACTGCTTCAGTTCAAGCACTGGTGCTGCAActgacaagctgtgtgaccttgaacaagttacttaactcctctGTACCTTaggttttcctcttctgtaaaatgtggcTAACAATATCATCTACCACATAGGGTTGTTGCAACGATTGAATACAATGATAACTGTAAAGTACTTGAAAGAGTGATTGGTAGCACCtgataaatgttagttattattaagTCAGGCAggattattcttttaaaaatttggtttagggggaggatatagctcaagttgtagagcgcatgcttagcatgcacgaggtcctgggttcaatccccagtacctcctctaaaaataaatgaataaatctaattacctccccccaccaccctgcaaaaaccaaaaccaaaaaaacaaaatttggttTCTATTAATCTTTCTCATGTAAAGTGAGTCTATATACCTCtgctcccaacacacacacacacacacaatttctaaCAGAGGCTCTAATTTGCTAATACACACAGGTAGTccatttaaaatctgaaatatttgaaAGCTGGAGAGGGCTTGGAGAGCTAATCCTGTGGTTTTCAACATTCACTGCACTTTAGAATCCCCGGGGGAGCCCTCAACAACCCAATGCCCAGGTGCAACCCAGACTGATCACTGCAGAATCAAGCATCAGTACTGTCATAGCTTTCCAGGGATTCCACTGATCCCAATGGGTGGCCAAGGTTGAGAATCATTGTGTTGGTccagtctttttgttttaaagtgagacagctggggctcagagagggaaagcgGGTCACTGAGGGTCACCCagccaggaccaggaccaggactCCAGTCACAGTTAACTGATTGGAGCTCACCATTGTCGTGTATTCCAGACCTCGCTGCGCATCGGGGGACGGTCTGGACCCAAGTTAGCCTTCTAACAGGGTGGCTGAACAAGAGATTCCTTTCCAGCTCAGGGCAGGAGGCTGATGATCAGCTCCGTGACTGGAGTGTGTCCAAATCAGGATTCTTGTATTTAAGGATCACCCAAACCAAGACCCAGTTTTCTTTTGGGAGGCTCTAGGGCACCCAAGGATGTCTTAGAGATCTCTGGAGATCTTTGGTCACTTGAGTTGCCAGTCTCTCAGGAGTAGCAGTGGGTGCACTAGAAGGGACGCAGGGCTAAGGGTGGGGAAGTCCCGAGCCCAGCCCTGCTGTGCACCGACGTGGTTATGGGGCTTTGGCTCAATCACTCACTCAAAGTTTCTAGACCTCTGAGAATATAAGTGCCTTGAGGTGAAGCCTACAGCTCTTTCTCCCAGCAGCTGCTGACAACAGCCTGTAGTCATTTTAGGGGGTATGCAGAATAGGATTGTCCCAGGGTCTCACTcactctgtaaagtggggataatgatAACAGCTGGCCTTCTAGGTCCACCTCAGAGGGTTATGGTGAGGAGCCTGAAGGACCTAAATGAATTCTGGAAAGTAGAAAGCAGGCTGCGTGGAAGCCCAAAGACAggctcacccctcccccacctcaacaGAAGGCATGATGTTAGAGCCGAAATTAACTTCCCAaacattcctttcctttcccccatcACTGAGTTCTAGGTGTCCAGCTCCTGTCGGGAATTTAGGGAGAAGTGAGGGGGTGTGGTCATGGTACCTCTGGGTAAAGAGCTGCTCCCATGGCCGCCTTCGTCAGTTTTCCCCGTGAGAGCACTTTCCAGGGTATGACTCCAGGGAGGGTCAGAATGCACCGGGCAATGGCAGGTGGGGATGTGGAGGAATGACAGCCCCAGATCGGCCACTTCCTTTTGCAAGGGAAGTCAGACTCTTCCTCTGTAAGTGTCTGGCTGGCTGCAGGGCCCCCGGGTTTCTCTGGGGCCCTAGCAGGAAGCAATCTTGCTTCCCAAGGTAAAGACAAGTTTCTTGTCACAGGCGGTTGTTTTCTGGTTAGAGGCAGAAGCGGTTGTGAACGTTTTCCTGGAGCTCTGGGATCTGCGAGCCATtggggcggggagagggagaggagaacgCCTAAGAGAGCTCAGCTGGGCTCCCTTCGGGAGGAAGAGCCTGCAGTCACTTCCCGAAAGCTGGGCCGGCCTCTAGGCGGAGTGAAGGTCAGAGCGGTTGGTCCCTGCGgcccgcccaccccacccctcccttctGCCTCGGGGTTTGCCCAGGCTCTTCGGAGCACAGAACTTACAGTAAATGTTGTCACCAGTGGAAACTCTCAGAGGGGGCGAGGAAAAGGGCTAAAGGAAGGGGCCAGGACTCCCGGCCCCCAGTTCCCGTCTTaccaacaccccccaccccagtctcatGTGTTGCTTTATCTTACCTTTCGGTAAAGAGGGGATGCCCTCCCTCTAGGATGTGCCCGGAAACAACTAAATGGTCCAATGAACGAGCCAGCCACACCTTGCAGAAGCAGCAACCAGTGCCCCTGACTCTACCATCATGGCTCTTGGTATCCCACCCCGCTACCTCAttttagagagagagagttcCTTTGTACTGACCTAGGCACATTTTCTAGGTCAGTGCCGCATGCAGGAAATACCAGGCTGAGGCTGAGCATGCTTACATCTGTCCTTCACACAGATGGAAGCTGGTTTGATGGGTAAGGCCACAATCATATGCTCCTCTACCACTTAAAAAGAACTCCTAGGTGCATGGCTTAGGACAATTGGCAGTATAACTAGCTCTCTCATTAATCTGCAGCTCATGCTCCTGATTATTTAGGGCAAATTTTAAATGTCAAGTTATCTCACATTGGCTCACTGCCTGCTGTAATTTTGAGTTAACTTCTGGTCCAGCAACTAATGTCATTAGGCAGTCAATCAACAAACACTTGAGTTCAGACTCTATTGCAGGCACTTAATAAGTGCTTGaataattaaaacacatttaGTATCATTTTAACTCGTATTTTCAAACTTACTTGATCGTTAGAATAACCCAGGACACCTGTTAGAAATTCAGATTCCCAGAATTCACCCCAAATCCCAAACCTACTGAGTTCAACTCTCTAGATTTCAGGAAGGACCTGAAATTATAGTCTTAACAAGACTTTAAATTAATTCTAATGATATGGcaagtttggaaaatactgacTTAAGtcaaaaagaactagaaaaatatgACCTAGACTCCAAATATTAGGCCACTTTTTGAGttgaaatgtaatttatttacatCTCCAGTgtcattttcccttcctttgtgGGCATCAATGATTTAGCCGAGAAAGTCTGTTTGAATCAAGAAATATGAGCCTGAAAATCACATCAGAAATGCAACTCCCCTGGGTTTATGAAGGTGGTATTGTTTTCCAGTAAATGCTAATTACCAGTGGGTGATTGTTGATTAATTAATGATGTGATCAGTAGTCAGCGCTCTTTATCCCGAGTTTTCCTGATTAGCATGGATCTGATGGTTTCCTTAAGCAACAGGAGAAAGGTGTTTCTGGAAAAAAGGAAGCACAGGTGCTTGAGACACACCCAGAGCTCTCAGAACAAGCAGCTGGGAGAGCAGAATGGCGTGGAATCCAACACTGCTAGATTTTGATCATTTAATATTTAGAAAGACCCTAAACGTTCTAGAATCTGGGTGAAGTAGACAATTAACCATGGACTTTGCAAATGCAAACTAAATGCAAATGCTGGGAACCCTTGGAGAACACAAGGTacaaaggagaagggaaagagtgAAATTAGTATAAGATGTTCTCACaaattctttcccatttttccaGGCTCTGGCCTGCCAGCCGGTTTCCCTTAACATATACTTGACCCTCTCAACCCTCACACAGTCACAGAGACCCGTGCAGGTGCACCTGCACACAAAGGAGCACGCTCACAAGCAAATTCACACATGCCTTCACACATACATCTCTACCAGCTGGGGCCATATGAAAGCGCCATTCTTACAGGTCAAAATAGACAAATATCAGCAATTTCATGAGTTTCAAGATAATAGCGATGCATATACACGCACAAATGTTCACGCGCTTATACGGATGCACCATCCAGACATCcgacacatacaaatatatatgcacatgtgcacacacgcgCATGTGCAGAAAAATTCAATGCCCTCCTCTATGGCTGTGCCAGTGAACACCTAATCCAGActtctgctccccccacccccaccccctcgcaACCTTGATGCCCGCCGCCGGGACTTTAACCGGCCATGCCAATCCTTCCCCCTCACAGGAGAGTGAAGACCTGGAGAAACAGAACGCGGCGCTGCGGAAGGAGATCAAGCAGCTCACGGAGGAGATGAAGTACTTCACGTCGGTGCTGAGCAGCCACGAGCCCCTGTGCTCCGTCCTGGTCACCGGCGCCCCCTCGCCCCCCGAGGTGGTGTACAGCGCCCACGCCTTCCACCAGCCTCACGTCAGCTCCCCGCGCTTCCAGCCCTGAGCTCCCAGAGGTGGGGGAGAGCAGAGCCCCCAACCCCAGCTGCTCCCAGGCATGCGGAGGGGCACACAGACTGTGGCCGGGAGGCCCTCGTCCCTCAGAGCCTCCCTCCACCTGGAGACCCAGGGGCAGAGGCCTGGACCAGGATTGAGCACAGGACATAGCAGCTGGAAGTGTCTGACGCCTCCCGGCAGTGTGGCCGCCCGCCCGAGGGCGCGGGCTGGACCTCCACGTGGGTGGGAGGCCCGATCCAGAGTCGCATCGAGGAAAACGACCACATCCCTTgacacagagggaggagggcacAGAAGGGTTATTTTTCTAAGTAAATGTCTTAAAAAATCAATTTGGCAAGACAGTTTCCCTCTTTCACACTGCTGGTGTCTTCTTTTCCGTGGTGTGTTAATGTGCTTGAGAAGCTGGATTTTCTCAAAGAAGCTTCAATCCTTCTTCTAGGTATCTTCTTGATTTTCCTCCCCAAATCACCTCACTGTGACCTTCCACTTTCCATTCCTCCTTGCCTCATACTTTCTAGATTGTCAGCTCTAGACATTTCTAGGATTATTCCCTAGACGGGAGAAGGACCAGTGCAAGGTGCCAGTGAGTGGAATGGTTGTTCAGGTTGACGGGCTCCCTCACACAACTACACTTACTCAGCTCTGTCCAGACGGCCAGCGCTGGGTGCTGCTGCTGCGGGCCAAGCCCCCCGCAAGGCATTCTAGAAACACAAGGAGCACCTCACATGTCAGGCGGTGCCTTCCTCATGCTCTCCTGGGGCAACGTGTGGTTCAGGGACACAGGCAGTCGGGGTCCTGCTGAAGACGCCGCCTCCTTTGGGAAGCTGTGATAAGGCACACACAGCTTTGCCTGCTCCCTGAGGCTCCGCAGGCTGCCACTGTGAGCACAGTTTGAGGGCAGCAGTGGCTCAGGGTCATCGCCAAGGCTTCAAATCCCCCAGTTTCGGCAGAGCCGGAAACCAGTGTGCTCTGGTTCCCCTGTTCCCATgtcctcctgctcctcagatACTCCCAGGCCGAGTGCCCTCTGGCCTCACCCACAGCACTGTCCAAGATCCAGGACAGGGCCTGCCCACACACACGGCCCCTGCTGAGCCAGCTGGAGCCTAAAGCGACAGGGATCACCACGGAAGGTGTCGGATGCAGCccctcagcagcctccctccGTCTCATCCCTTGGTCCCTTGGACTGCCACTGCCTGCTGTACCCACTGCCCCAGCCGCATCCCAGCAGCCATCTTGAGACACGGTGGGCACAGGACGGAGAGGAACAGGCCTGTGTCACTGTGTCGGCACCTCCTCAGCCTGCAGGCCGACAGCTCTGGTGGACTTGAGGCAAGGTTTCAGCTCTGGGTCTCCCCCACCCAGGTCTCTCCTGCCTCACTGGGATTACGTCAGCATGGCGCTTAGTGGCATTACTGAACTCTGCCGAGGCCTGGAAAAGCTGCGTCCTGGCATGTGACCACCTGACCTCCTTGCAGTCTATCTATGGGAGGAGCCCAACCCAAGGGTCCCTGAAGGCAGACTGCCACCTTTGGGCCCCTCACCCCTGAAGCCAATACCCCCAGTGCCATGAGTGTGGAAAGTTGACTTAGAGCCTGCTGAGACAGCCCAGGCCTTCAAATATTAGCACTGCTTCCATTGCACAACCATGCATTTCAACTTTTGGTCTCCCAGCAAAACTTGGTAAATGCGGTCTTCTTCCAGTGCACGGACTCAGTGTAGATGGGGGCGGGTGTTGAGGAGCTACAGCAAGGAAGTTCCCTCTCATCAATTTCCCTCAGGCCCTGGTTTCTGATAGCCAGTGCTCTGGGTAGCCCCTTTCCACCCCTGTGTTCACAAGCAAAGCAAAGAAGCCAATGCTCCCTTCAGATGTTGTCTGCCTTGaacagaattcattttttttctcagtcttagGAAGCAGAACTTCAGGACCAGCTTTCATTACAGCTAGCCCTGCCTGGACCTGGCCTCTCATGGGGCAGGCTTCCTTCCAATCAGAGATGTTTCTCCCCACCCCTACTTGAGTGCTGTGACTTTCCCCCAGAAACCCCCGCAGAAGGCACATGACCAGTGCTGGGCATCTTCTGAATGACATTCAGAGCCAGAACCAGAAATGCAGAGCTCACGTGTGCTGCTCTGTGTCTCAGCAAGAATATCTCTTCCCCTTTCATTCTCTACTTTCTAATGACCCCGGGCAGTTACACTTCTCCTTTCTGGTCAGTCTGACCGAGGCTGCAGAAGGCTAGGATGAGAGTCAAAGCTGAGTTCATCACCACACAGGGAAATTGGAGGGGCAGCTACAAATAGATTTGAACTTCCAAGGCCTGAACCACAGATGTCCCACCCACCAGGTTCTGTCCCAGTCTCCTGCCCATGACAGGGATAGCGCTCTCAGGTGGAGGGACCATTGACTGACAAATGCCTCCAGGGTCTAGGCAGGCACTATAAAGATATGTAGCTCACTGGATGGAGGACTATTGGGAGTGGTGGGGAGTGTGGAAAACTGAGGAGTGAGTGCATACCTACCTACAGGAGACAGCTGCCCCTCTGTTCTATCCCACGCTGCCAGGGAATTCAGGCCCAGTGTTGCCATCTTCCAATTTGTCAAGAAAAGCCCAAATCAGAATTTCTACATGAAATCCCCCCTATTTTAAAACACTCAGCAGACCAAACAAAATGTATGTGTGGGGCAGGTTTGCCCCTAACATTTGCAGAGCCTGGAGCAAGAGTACAGACGGAGGCCACATGCCATATGTCTAAATATTTAGACATTAGAAATCAAgcttataaaatatgttaaatatgttAAACCAAGTATGTTCTTTTCTCCTGTGTTGACAGTTATATCTTCATAACAACCTAGAAGGCAGGGTTTGAATTTAGAACTCTTAGACGCTTCAGAACTTTGTATCAACATAAGGCAGCACAGGGAGGAACAGCCCCCAGATGGCAGCCTGCCCTCTTCATGTGCCTCCCCAACCCCGGGCTCCTCCTCAGTGGCTTTACGTGCCACAAGCCTGGTCTATCCACACCCCTCCCCTACAGACAGCCATCCCTGGGCACATACCAGTGTCTGATCTATTCTGGCAAAGAGGTATCTGGGGAAGAGGGTTACAGTTCCTGGAAGCCAGCTCAGGGACACTCTTCTGGTGTCCTGGGTATATGGAGCACTGTCTAAAAGGGGACAGAGGGCTCTGGGTAGGCATGTCCCCTTGGTCCTCAGGCCCCATGGGGAGGGGTATAGTTGGGGGAGAAGAGTTCTTGTAATCTGGGGAGTCTAGAGCAGGGACCTCTTTTGCCCAAGTCTGAGGGCAGCCCTGCAGAGATCTGCCAGTTTGGAACTCTAATATACGTTAACAGTGTCTCCCTGGGAAGCCCAGGTGAAGGGAAGACTCCACACAGCAAGAAATGGGCACATGACCGCATCATCACTGTCTGTCAGTTTGATGTAAGGGTTGCTGGGGAATGTTTCCCTGCCTGCCGTCCTCAGTGTTTATCTCTTACTCGCAGTGTTATTCCCTGAGTTAGTGTCAAAGCAATTACGGAAAAGCCAGAATTTTCATCTTCAGGTTGAGaagtgtgggtggggagagaaagggaggcaaAGTCAACTCAAAGGTCATGGGGTTGCCATCTGCTAGACCCagacttcccagcagtgtttatTCATACCTCCAGCCGATGTCCCCGCTGCAGCTGCGGCTCTACGGTGAAGGAGCTGAATCAACTGTGGGCCCCACTTCTTTTCAGGACCAAAATGCCGGCCCTCTGTGCTGCCCTGCACTCCTTCTCCCTCACAGGATTCAGTGTCCCTGAGCTGTGCAGGAATTCCACAGGGAAAAGGGATGGCGATGTGAACTAAGGCCAACACTAAGGTGGTAAAGATTGAATAGTGTTTGTCAGAGGGGACTGGCATTTTAAGAATCACTTAAGGAGAGTAATGCCTGGCCCCAAGGAAGGATGCCCAATGGAGGGATTTTAAGCCTTGTAGCCAGTGTGTATATAATGGAATTCTTGCCATGTGGGTGACCAGCTACTGCACTGGCTTTGTGTGGGTACCAGGGGAATGGGGGCTGGGGACTGGAAAGGAACAGAGCCGTGTCCCtcctaaaaattttatttctctactGCTTGGTATGTGATTGGAGTTAATCTACATCCAGGAAGGTAAGATAAAAACTTGATCCTGGTTTAAAGAATCTACCAACAGGCAGTGATAAAGAGCCCACTCTTGGAGGAATTCCAGGGAAATTTGCAGAGGCAAATTTTATTGCTACTTAAGTTTGTCTGGCTCCTTCTGGAAGATTCCTGGTGAGAGACTGCTGAACTTGTCACTGTACCTAGAACCAAGGTTAGGAACAGGACAAAGACTGATAATTGACCTCTCAAAGCCACTCTCTCCTTTTTCATTACTGCAGAATTCTCATTTTGTCTAGGATGGCAGTCTGCCCAGCTAAAAAGATGgtatttcccagactcccttgccaCTAGGGATGGCCACGTGACACAGGCAATGAGATATAAGCAGAAATTGTTGGGTAGAGCTTATGGGAAATCTCTTTAAAAGGTGGGGCCATCTCAGTTAGCACatgcctttttccttctttctggaagGCAGGTGTTTTGTAGGAGGTGGGGCAACTATTTTAGGACCATGAGACAAGCATTAGTatgaaggaggaaagagattCTGGGTCTCTGGTAGTACTGCAGAAATGTAATGATACAAGCTTTGGAAGGCCTGCCTCTGGATTTCTTTTAAGTGGAAATGGAAAAGAGTTTATTTGGCTAAGCCACTATGAGTGGCACTCTTAAGTGCTGCTTATCTTTGTCTAATGCAGGAGCCAAGAGAAGCAAACACCCAAACAAGGAATTTAAACCATTCCCccaactcagtggttctcaactagagGTGATTTTGTCCCTTGAGGGATATTGGGCAATGTGTGGAGACGTGTTTGGTTGTTCCAACTTGGGAGAGACgtgttactggcatctagtgagtagagggcagggatgctgctaaacattctacaaCACACAGGACAGATGCCCCAGcgaagaattatccagccccaagtGTCAGGAGTacagaggttgagaaaccctgcagCTAGGACTGTGCTTCCAGGGCACTAGACCTTAGCCTACTAACCAGCCCTGTCCATCACTCCACTCTTGGAAGCAAACCCTGTGTCCTGGCCAGGCTGAAAAATTCATGTCCTTGACCATATCTTGCACTTTCCTTTCACTAAGCCTTTGTTTATGCACTGTTTCCTTTGCCTCGATTCCTACTATCACCACTTCAGTGGATCTTTAGAGGGGGACTAggaatcttcatttttaataagaTTCCCTGGTGTTTCAGCTAGAAGTAGCATGATGAGAATCTGATCTAAATGGCATGAGGTGCATGACTTTATTAGGTCACCTTAAGTTTTTGAAATTCTacccatttttcaaaattcaactTAGTCCCCACAGTGCCTACCTGGAATGCAGGATGATTTTAGACAAAATTTGGATAAAACCTTTTTTACTTTAGTTAGTATATATTTATTCCAATAAGTTTAGTGGTTTTCCATTTAGTATAATGGTATACATCTTCCTCTAcaaataaatttactttcataaaaaagtgaaatgattttaaaaaacatatgctAAAATCTACAGTCGATTTAGAAGCACCACTCTTGTTAATGTACACAGTGTGTAgatatttgctttgttttctatggtgttgctttttgatttttattttttggtgggggaggaggtaattaggtttatttagttattcttaaatgaggtactggggattgaacccaggaccttgtgcatgctaggcatgcgctctaccacttgagctatactcttcccctCAGTCcctgtgttgcttt
This DNA window, taken from Camelus dromedarius isolate mCamDro1 chromosome 5, mCamDro1.pat, whole genome shotgun sequence, encodes the following:
- the BATF gene encoding basic leucine zipper transcriptional factor ATF-like; its protein translation is MPHSSDSSDSSFSRSPPPGKQDSSDDVRKVQRREKNRIAAQKSRQRQTQKADTLHLESEDLEKQNAALRKEIKQLTEEMKYFTSVLSSHEPLCSVLVTGAPSPPEVVYSAHAFHQPHVSSPRFQP